The genomic DNA CAGGCTTCACCTTCAAGGCTTTGTTCGATCCTCTTGAGGTTTTTCAGGATGCTTGAAAGTTCTCTTGTCAGGTTGCCGTCAGTCGGAGAGTCGCTGGGTCGCCTCTCAACAACCCTCGGAAGAACCTCTTCTAACATAAGCCTTACATCACTGTTTTCTGGATACTTCAGCCTGCATGAGGTCAAAGAACGAAGCGAATATTGAGAAGAGCAGCGATCACAAAATATGTGACAGGAAAATTTTCTACTGCCCTTACCTTTCCTTCTCGATGAGTGTGCGAGCGCTAGTACGCAGCTTTCCCGACAGCTGGTGTATGGCAGAGATTACGAGGCTGTCCAATGCCGTCAGCTCTCTCCTGCCCGGTGTCGTGGACGGAGTCTTCACACCATTTTCTGTAGGTGTCTTGCTCTAAACGAAAAGTGAGAATAGGTAAATAAGTGGTAATGTATTGCCAAGCTACATCACAGCACAACTCGAaacttaaaggggtcctgaaccaccccttggaCATGGTGAAAAAGCCCAGTCCACGGATAGCGTATGtcgttgtgaacatctcagccaaccTTTGCAGCCATGCAAGGCGTGTGGAGCTTGCAAGTGGAGTCACCTTTCTCTAAAACACTCCTTTTAACAGTAACCTGTGCCTCACTTTTCTGGACATTTTATTTCATCATACAGCCGATTTACAGCCGGAAGCAGCAACAGGTTTACAACAGGTACAGCCGATTTACAGCCGGAAGCATGCAACAGGTTGCATGCTTCCCAAGTAGCACACCGTTGAGGTGTGTCACCATTATGGTCGAAGCTCATTACACTAGGAATCCTTTCAATGCGAGTCCTGAGTGCAGCATTCATCGCTTAGCCAATGTGCACACTGCGAACGCATTTGCACAAGTGAACATGAAGTTTGTTTGATACTCTGAAATTTTGCAATTGCTGTAGAGATAAGCGCAAAAGGGAATGTGCTACCCATGTCAGTTGGCACAAGAATAGCCACGCATAGCTATCTAGTATACTGAAGTATAGCAAAGGGATGGGACACCGTAAACTCGACCGTAAGCTGAGGAATAGCCTCCGAGCTTGGCACATCGTAGGCGCCAAAATCAAATGTAGTACCGTCTATGTGAACACCCAAACTCAAATTTTAACTGAGCACCATGATGACATTCAGTAGGCAGAGTGTTTTGGGTGCGCCTCATTccgctgtagccttcgcagtaCAAGCCATTCAAGAAGGAGTGGGAGCATCGCAAAGGGGACCAAAAGTGATCTTTCATCACCAATAACTCCGCTGCTTAAATTCTGCTTAACACATTGAGTCActttttgctgcaaagtatttcttaaaTAGTGTATTTCAACGTCAAATGCATTTCTTTACTTAGACAAAAAGTGGTACAGGACCACTTTAAGGTGAATTCCACTGATCAATCTGCAGCAGTTGGTCGCGCCTTGGAGTGAGTGCCAGGATATTGCAAATCTAAATTTTAGTCAAATGCAGGGCAGCTTGTTGTACACTGTCATGGATTTTGTCTAACGCAGCTTTTTTTGGGAACCCTGATTTCCAACGACCGTGTGTTTTACTTGTAAGCTTGCTGTTTCTACACTGGTTTGTGAAGTCTCCTGTGTGTCATGTGCCTCAGAGGCATATGCTCAACCAGCACCTTCTTTAACTAGGTGCCTGCAACGTGAGCCCATAACTGCctgcccttctttctctctttaacaCCTGTCTACTTAGTATGATTACTGGAGCTGCTTCACAAAGGGCGCTTCCAACACACCAGAGGCTGCGTGCTGCGTGCCACTGCTGCTATGCTGCCGGTAAAACAAACTCGAGCAGACAATGACCGCATGTTTTGATCTATGcgtaagcagaccatgctattTCCTTGTTCACTCAGCTCACCACTGTTGTAAGTTCTGCTCAGTAATGTGCCATTGCTGCATGCCACAATGCTCGTCTAGTCGGAGAAAAAGAGGCCCGAGTGTGTCTTTCCACGAGATACCTTCTGACAGCAGTTTGTGTGACCAGTGGCTATGGCAATTTCGAGTAAGGATTAAATACCACTGAGTTACCCGTAATGCTCTGTAGTGTGCAGTCAGGACTTCCACACTGTGGACTTCAGGAAAGGCTTACGGAGTGGCTGCTGAAACCAGTTGCCGTGCccagtgttttgacagctttAGATCAACACACGCATCCCTAAACCGATGCCTACAGTGCCGGCCGTGAGCGCGGAATACCGACCTGGCCTGCCAGCAGCGAGCTGTGCTGACAGGAGTCACGCGACTCCAGCGGTACGGTTGCAAGTGCCACACCGCGGTTCCGGCTCGCAAATGCGGCAGGGAGCCTCCAATGGGAAAGGAAGCGACGTCGCAGGCATATAGTTAGAGAAGGCGCTGGATCAACTGATGTTGAATTTACAGAAAAGTCATAGTATTAGCACTGGTTCGTGTCATCTTGTCTGAAACTTCTTGTGTGTCATGTGTCTAACCATACAAAAACAAGGCAAAAAGAAGTAAAGGCAAGCAccaaagtttgaaaaaaaaacaaaagccatCATTCACTGCAGGGATGCTTGATAACGCCACTATACCGTGCCACAGCAAACAGAGGCTTTGCAAAGGTGCATTGCATCTGCACCTTGTTGGCGCAGAGGTCAATGTACATCTAAAGCAGTGATTAAAGGCCAAGTGCAACGAAATATTCCTCTGATTAAACTGGTTACAGATGGGTACTACTACTAAAGCAAGcctggcaaagctgcagggcagGTAATTGCagaattttcttattagcagcctttaaacaacATCACAAGCAGTGAACATGTGTATGTACATGGTTGTTAGTGGATATGACATAAGGCCCAGCACACCACCTCCGAAATTTTTCCATGTACTGCAGGCAGCTGCAAGCACCAGCTGATGTCAGAGGTCATGCATCACTTCCAGCACGTGGTAATgacagcattttcttttttttttcccagttttGGCATTACAAAAGTTGTTTTGTTAGCTACTTTGCAATGCATCCACTCACATTTCGATCAAGAAATTTCGCACAGAGGCTGTTCTATATCTGCACTGACTAGAGTAGGCTTTTTATGCATTGCAAAATTTAGTTGCAGTTGGCACTTCACAATGTGTGCCAAAGAGACCCGAGTTTGCTATTACAGGTCCTTCCAGTAGCAGTCTTGTGAGCTACTGAAACAGCTTCCTTTGTGACTAACAGGGCATCAAGGTGATTTTTGTGCTGATACTTCCATTGTCCACAGTGTTCAAACTGCTAATCGAGCCAACAGATTCAGCAATCATTCAATTGGCAAATCAATTTATTGATCGTGAAGAGCTCCGAATTAGTACAGCTTACTTGGAGTTCAATGCAGACCTGAAGCTAGGTTCACAACCATTTAACgcaaaaattaaattgtggggttttacatgccaaaactacgatccgattacgaggcatgccatagtggggaattctggaaatttttaccactaggggttctttaacgtgcacctaaatctaagcacacgggtgttttcgcatttcacccccatcaaaatgtggccgccgtggctgcgATTCGATcatgcaacctcgtgcttagcagcccaacaccatagtcactaagcaaccacggcgggcgacTATCTAACATAGCCACAGTAGCCAAGAACGAAACAGAACCTCCTGCTCTGgagcacaatgccatagccacaaagtcAATGCAGAAGGCGCTAATCAGGCTAATTCAGTTCTTGTCTCTTCACTTTACATGTTAAGCACAAACAATGCCCACCTCTCCGTCGCCAGACTGCCTCTCTGGCTTGCGTCCACTTCGGACAAAGGTGCTGCCACTGGCTCCTGCACCTCCCTTGAGGAATGtttcaccacgtgacagcgagctgCCTGTCGTTGGCATACCTCCAGAGCGACCCCGTTGCTGCCGATCAGGTGCAGCTGGGGTCAGCGCGAGGTCACGGTGGCCGCCAAAGGATGCCGAGCGTCCAAACTGAACCGGAGACCCCGTCCGGGCATCGTCATCACCGTCCGAAATGTAGGACGTGCCAGCTGGCTGCTTCCTCTGGATTCGCGGGGAGTGGTGACGACTTTCTCCGTCGGACACAGAGTGCTGCTGTAAACGATAGGCAGCCGTGGGGTCACTGTCGTTGCGCTGGTGGGCCTGCGTGCAGCATTTCCTTGTCATCAAACATATGCAAGCAGAACTGACCACAGATGCACAGCTTTGGCCACTCAAAAGAATTCACCAAAAGAAATGAGCTAAGTGCAGTTGACTCACAATTTAAACACCATGGGATACCAGATTTTAGCTGTAATTGCCCGAGGTTTGagttaaaaaaaacactttctgattatgaggcacgccgtagtgggggactccagaaatttagacaacctggggttctttaacgtgcacctaaatctaattacaggagtgttttcgtatttcacctccgtcgtaatgcggccgccgtggccggtattcgttTCCGCgatcttgtgcttagcagcccaacaccatagccactaagcaaccacggtgggcaTTTGAGTTAACCAAAGCTGAATAAAATATGATAAACAATGCTATGGGTTATATAGCAAATAATGTATAAAAGCGAGCAACTATTCACCACTCAGCTTTATGTTGCAGAGGATAGAAACACAGATCTGCCTTCACTATTCATGCTTTATGAATGTCCTCCCAAAGTAGCTGGCCAGCACGTTATGATTCAGGCCGACTTCTCAGGTGTAAAGGCTGTTTCATGGCCGAGAAATATCATGTATACAAGAAAATTTCCACGAAGTACAACTAAAAAAAAGTGGATAACAAAATGAATCCAATTAATCTGCATGTGAGGCCCATCATGTTTCATTATCCATGCCTCATAATTGCCATTTGCATACATTTGCTTAAATGTAATAAATGCTGAGCTGGTTACATTGTGCTTGTCACATCCCTTCGTTACCTTGTGCCAAGTTTCCTTGGTCAATGAACACAATAAAACTTTATCTATGTGCTCGCTACACTGTCTTATCACTCACTTTTCCACGAAGCAGCTCCGCCCGTGTGACGCCGACGTCCGTGGCTCTGACTCCGCGAGGCAGTCGGAGGCTGAAGCGGCCGCCATCTTGCCTTGAGAGGTTGGGATTGCTGCCATGGTGGGGCGTTTTCCCACGCGAAGGTGCCGCCGTCGTGGGGGGAAGCCCACCCACCTCTGGTAGCCCCAATCGCGCCCTCCTCAGGGCAAAGGCCCGGTTTAGCTTCATCTGTGGACCGCCTCTGGAGCCCGAGCTGTGGGACGACGGCTCTGTGCTGGTGTCGGACACAACACTGGCAGTCTCCTCAGAGCCACAAGCTGTATCACCACTAGCAGCCAAGTCAGCTTCGGAGCCGGTCAGCCCCCATGACTTGCGCTGCGTTGGCGCACTTCGGCGCTGTGTAGAACTGCTGGCCGCTGGCGTCTGCCGTAGAAAGGTCCCGTCCTGAAGATATGAAAACGCAGCACATTATTGTGCAGCGATGAGACATTGACAGAATAATACAGACACGCAAGGGATGACAACCTCAAATAAAGCTACTAGTATGCATTATGGTTAACCAATTGTGAACACATGTGACAAAGGGAGAAAAGCACAGCATGGTGGACTTTGGCTGATCCCTACTCCAGAGCAGTATTAGGAGACACATTCAAAAATGcataatagaaagaaaaaaatacactgtTTTCTGGGTAGCACCATCAACTAAAGTATTGCTGTTCAGCAGATGTATAAAATCTTTATAAACATGGGCAATGTGGCAAAATCCCCCTCGATACTGCTCCCTGTAAAGCCAAGGTGTTTTATTCCTCCATGTACTAGCACCTACGCATCTCATTGTACGTGTACAGCTCGGTAGGAAATATCAGCATGTGTGCTGAGCTTTTCTTTGTGTTACTAATTACCGTGGTGCATAGTTCTGCTCCAGCCCTGCTTATTCTAGAACCTTAGTGACAAATTCACCCAATCCTGGGAGCCCGTAATGACTCAACAGTTATAAGGACCAAATTTGAGTTGCAACCAAGATACAATGAGCCACTGATATATGAAATGCTTTTCAAGAAATCATTGCATTCCCTGTAAGTGGATTTGGCTTTAGAATTAGGAAGTTGCAGTGCCCCCAAGGCACATGCATTCGGCCAGTTTCTTTTGAACCCAGAAAAATCATGGTAGCACACACCAAAGTCCTAGTGTTCTTGTGAATAGCAACTAGCAATTAAACATCGGAGGGTGATACAAGTGACGTTTTCTCATTCGTTCAGAGCACACAGCTTAGGAGAGTATTTCCGCGCAATAAATGATGCTCTGGCAATGAAACTTTAGAGAAAGTACCGTTTCAAAAGCCTTCATTGCTGGTGCAATTGGGTAAGACATTTTTTTATCACCTATTCCCAGTTAACCATAGACCCTCATGCAAAACCAAGCAACAAACAGCCATCTGAAATTTCAATAAATTTTTGTGCAAAGCCTACTGAAAAAAAATCACCTTACATTAAATGATGTTGACATGACTTTGTTGGATGGAGTCTTGGTGAATGTGGTCCGGTGGGTTCTGGGCGGAGAGCACGGGGGACTCGGGCGGCTTCCGGCGGAGCCCAGTCGCTTTCTTGCTGTGGCATTGGCACATGGAGTGGAAACTGGAACAGCCGCAGAACCAGACTTCCTCACAGTGTTCGCAGCACTGCTGCTTTCTGTGGATGGCACAAAGACGTCCAATGGAGCACGCTCCGAAGGTGGTGTAGGAAGCCGTCGCTTGGGGCGGCCGAGATCAACGGAACCACCTGAAATTAAGCATTCTATTATTAAACccataaaaagctgagcatgatGTCAACGGGGCGCTGAAGGCACATATTTAAACCAAGGTGTAGTggcatgaagcaataaaacgacagACACCGACCAAAAGAAATGCTAAAAATGGATAATTCTTTAACAAGTTTCAGCTttgctacggaagccttgttcataATGGGTTGaagttcatggaagcttatgtgtTCTTCATCACATGACATAAGCTGTGCATGAATGACGGCGTGGAGGATTCCCTGGCTTCGATTGAGCATGCGACGCGTGCTCCAACGACTCCAGATGGAGCTGCGATTTCACGTTTTCTTGGCCAATAATTCTGGAGTTTTCCAAGTCACTCTTGTGGCCTGTTGCATACGTGTGCTTGGCAAGGGCGTTTTAAACTGTTCGTTTCTTTTCGAGATCGTTCTGATGCTGCCTCCATCTCCGTCTAAAGTTGCCCGATTCACTGATGTATGCAAAGTCGCAATCTGCGCAGCTATCTTGTAGACTACGCGTGAAAACAACTCTCTCAGAAGGCTGCCCTTGCCGCCCACGAGTGCGTGCCTCAGCTCAATTAAAGCGAGGGAACCCTCCCCCCATTGTACACGCACTGCTTACGTCAGGTGCTGAAGAATACATAAGCTTGCATGAACTTTCCCTCAACCCATTGTGAAAAAGACTTGCATAGCGAAGCCGAAGCATCTCGGAAAGAATTATTCATTTTTAGCATTTATTTTGGTCGATGTCTGTCGTTTCATTGCTTCATGTTTATTCCCGATGAGatgggcttccgtcgaaccctcgacttCAAGGTATACCGACATATTGTAGTTCTGACTAGTAGCACTCTTGCTGTACACTTAGTGGCCgtttaaaaataattttaaaaactAAGCCCAGCCTACACAATAAAAGCATCATAAACAGTGAACAGCCATCAGTACCTTTTATATTGGGAataagagagaaaagaaagtttTGGTTAGAGGAAAGATGCAGAGGTTGGCAGCAGGATCGCACACCTGTGGCTTGCTACCAAACAAGGTGCACCAATAGACAAAGAAGAGAAAGACCCATGACCAATATCTGTGTTTGACTTTTGGTGCCTTGTTGTCGAAACGAATCACTGAATAACATGTAGCCCAGACTTCAGTACTGTTACAATATTGCTCAACTTTTTTTACCTCAGTGCTGACTTACACATGCTTTGAGCATTGTGGTGCAGCGTGGGAAGGAAAGGGCTGTACTACGTTTCTTTACCTCCAGCTTTTTAGGCAAAGCTTGCTTTGCAGAGTTGTTTCAATGCTGCAGTGGTCAGAATGTCAAGAGGACGAGGGAACGTTGTAAAGACAAGGAAGGTATATGTAGAGCACAGCGCTGATTAATTTGTCACATCAGTTATGACTTCATCCCCAGCATGAGAGATGCGCATTTGCACTAGCTTGAGGATTAAGCGGCATGTGTTACATTGGCACTCCAGATTGGTGAACTGTGCAACGCTACAGAGATGGCTCCAAATAGAGTGGCCTGCTGATCAGTGGAGAGTGCCTTAGCATTTGAAGCAGTTTTAACTTAAAGGTGAGCTCAGTAGCAGAGAGGCGGCCAAGACAGTAATGAGAAGCCTTACATAGTTTGGCAATCGTCAATGGTTTCTGCATTATTTTATGGGCAGCTGCTCTTCGTGCTGCCAATATTGCTTAACTTCTTTCGCTTTGTTTCTGGTTTATGAATATCCTGTACACTTTGGCACAGTGCAGAAAGGGGCGTCAAGGCATGAACAGAAAGTGGACAAGGTCAGCACCGAGGGCAAGAAGGATTTTCACAGCCAGAAGGCAGATTTTTCGTGCTTGCTCGACACCTTCAAGACTACCCATACACAGAAACAGGTGAAGGCATGCTCTGCGTGCTTCATCAGTATGACAGCGATAGAGCAGGAATGGAACAGGGATAAAGGAAGGAAGGTCATGCAGCAAAAGCAACCAGCGTTCTTGCATACCACACATACTCACATGCAAGGCCActgacaccaccaccaccaccaccgaactTGAAACACAAGCTCTGAACATTACCCTGGCTCCTTGGTCTGGAACCAGAGGCCCCTTCACCTTCCGGCCTCACCCTCTGGTACTGCGAGCAGGAGAAACAGAAAGGACAGCAGAACTAGCAATGAGCTTTCTTTAAAAGGAGCACCGAAGGCAAGTCAAGCTGAACTCGAACATATCCAAAGCATCATGTTTATAGGGAACACTGCTTTCGTACGTGACAAGATGATGTAAGCAAAGGCCAGGAATATGCCAAGGATGGCACCCCCACTGCTGAACTATGATACTGGCTACAGTGACACCACATGTCCCGTTTATCATTTAGTAAATCGCTATCAACCACTGATAATAGGAAAGCTAactacattgcatttggcattCAGAAATTTATTGGATGTTTCTATGGAAGGACTCAACAATGACACCTCGCACCACTCTGCCGAGGATTTTCTTGAGAGTGTGGCACCCTCTCTGTGTAGGCCTTTGGCTCGAAGAAGGCCGCAGCACAAGGGTTCCAAAACCTCTGATAAAGCTTGGGATGCCGACATAAGCGACTGAATGACAAGCGCCTACCATGAACCGATCTATTGAAGAAAGGCAAAGGCATAGAAAAACATGCAAGGGACAACTGGCCAAGCAACAGCGAAAGCTAATAAGAAAATATCCACCCAGTCATTCTCTGAACGAAGCATTGTTATACGATGCTATCACAAAACACCATCAAGGGAGGACAATTCATCCCGATTAGAGTGACAGAAGCTTGGCTGATACATGCATCACCCAAATGGGAGATATGACTTGCTTCCACTAGCAATTTAATGTCCTTGTTCCAAAGAGCAAAAAGCACTTCTATCCTTGAAAAATTAGGAGTACAGTTGCATTCACGACAATGTGTGGGCAGATTGGAAGACATACCCAGTCAGCGACCTCTGTGTTCTTTCATACACCCATTTGTTTAACGTATAATTGGTCGCAACAGAGAGGAGTTGTATATACCATGCCAACACGAACTCAACAAACCTGTTGATGAGTTTTACACAGCGCTTGCTTTGCTTCTTTTTCTATCAATAAATGTGTGCAGCAGCGCACATTTATTGAAGTTTATTTTCTGTAGTGAGCACTACTTTGATGCTGTACCTCCAACGAACGAGTCATTGTCGATTTCAACTGCAGAGTGCACAGCCTCTTTAGTTGTGGTTTTATGAGCAACTAAATCATCTTGTGGCACAAAGCATGGTACAGGGACTCTGCAGGGTAGCTGAACATGCTATGCTGATCTAGTGTTTGCCTGCAGCAACCCCTTTGAAAGCCATCAAGTAGCTCAGTTCTGCTAAACGCACACTGTTCCAACAAGCATTGGACAGAGAAAAGCTCCACACAGAAAACCAGCTTATGCCAGCACCTCTAGCCTCTCAAAATATGGCTAATTCTCTGTGAGCCACCCTCCAAGTCATTGCCTGTGTCACTCCCCTTCACTCTCTCCTCACTCCTCCTCCTATATCTTACTATGCTGTATGAAACTCAAGTGGTGTCCTCACAATACAGAGACGGTCAGTAACACtatatattaaaaattaaattctggggttctacgtgccaaagcCAAGATGCGATTATGAGTCATGCCATAGTGGACGGTTccagattaatttagaccacctgtaattctttaacatgcactcaatgcatggtaaacagacgtttttgcatttcatcacGTTGAAATGTGGCCACTGCAGTCAGGATGTTATGTTATGTCCTCGGGCTTAGAAGCGCAACGCCagagccactacgccaccatgaCAGGTAACACCACACATCCCCTTTTCTTCCCACCAACAACCACCCAGATTTCCAACAGGTTGAGAAAGCATGTACAGCTTTTCACAAAAAAAAGTAATGGCCAGTCAGCCATTGTCCAACAACAGGCGGCTGGCCTTTACTTGTGTTTGCGATGGGCTATACAAACCAGCACAAAGACGAAGatactttttttttgtgagacAACTGCATCCTTGTCGTTTTTTGCTTTGCATCCTTGTTCCTTTTTGTAATGTTTATAATGAGTGCTTGCAGTAAGCAGGCTAAATTTACTTTTACCACTGGCTTTAGATGTAGCCCACCACAGGAATGTCTACTCACCTGCTCTAGACTGGACGGGTGGCTTTGTGAGGACACACCAAACACCTCATCAATCCTACGGCGGGCCTCCTCCACATCGGGGTCCACACGATCCGTCTCAACTGTGTATGTGCCAGTCTCGCTCCGATCATCAGCAGGAGACACAACCTGCTCTGGGCCAGAGCTTGGCTCAACACGTGGCGCCGACGACGAGACACCCCCAACGGGACCTGGCAATGGCACTCGTGCAGGCCCGTCATTGAGCATTCTCTGGATCAGGTAAGAGGCCGAGTCGCTCAGACGTTGGTCATCCTGCCGCCTAGCTTGGCGGCTGGATTCGACGTCTGAGCTCCACCCTCCACCGCTACTTCTGCCGCGCCCTTCCGCGCCGCTCCAGCGCCGCTTTGCTAAGTCGGCAGCATTATTGGGACTAGTGGGCGTCCGCCGACCGCTCCCACCGGTGGATACCAATGGCTCACTGGGCTTTGACACCGGGGAGGCCCGGCTCTTGGACGGCGTTCGCTCAGATTCTGGTTTTGGAGGTGCAAACTTGCGTATGCTGTCCTTGAGGGCCAGTGGTTTGCCACCGGTCGTGTCATTGTCGAAATGGATCGTGAAGGCCATGGAGGTCGAGCCAGACGCCTGCGTCTGGGAGGCGGGAGTGTCGGGACAGGGTGACTGTTCATCCTTTGAGGGTGTGGATTTGGCTCCACAGTCTCCAGGCGATGAATCAcctgcagaataaaaaaaagaggaTTACTTGCCTCTTGAGGGAGGATCACGTCGATAACAGCTTACATTACACAGGTACAAACAGGAAGCCAATCGAAAGATATGGTAACAAAAATTTTTGTGAGCTTACAAGTCATCCAGGAAATTCGTTGAAATTGCACAATATTCTTTTGACTCTTTATTGCTTCAGTTTTTATTGTCATGAAAAGCAATATCATTAGGTTTTTATTATCATTAAAAGCAATCGCATAAAATCAACTCGAAGTACTTGCCAAGCAAATTCAGCTAGTATCTCTTGCACAAGGTTCTGCCGATATTATGTACTCATCAATTGCCACTTGAGCTGCATTTTTACAAATTTTACACTAACAATTTACAGATACTGCATACTTGGACAAAGCCTCTGAATTTGCTGTGGAATGGTATTGCAACGCCATGTAGCACGCACTTGGCAAATGACAGCTGTTGCCTCTGAGACCCCAGCACAGACATCTTTTTCCACCATGCCTTTCATATGATTAGACTTGACATAAGGCTTCAGAAAAGATGACATGAACCAATGCAGACACTAAGAATAACTCGATATCACAAGTAAAATTTTTCGGGATTACACACCTTGGAGGCATACATGGCACATAACAGACTTGAGACCTGGTATTCTTTACGTCTGTCTTATTTGCACCATAATGGCACACCCCAGTATCagccaacttgcccaacaagttGTTTTGAACTAGCGCAACACTAAGTATAACAGCGTCacaaataaaagataagaaagagCTTGATAAGCACTCGTTCCCTGCACGATGCATACCAAGAAGCAATTGGCAATTACTGTCACCGCCAAAAAAACAAAATTCTCAATATACGcataaaaaagggg from Dermacentor albipictus isolate Rhodes 1998 colony chromosome 7, USDA_Dalb.pri_finalv2, whole genome shotgun sequence includes the following:
- the LOC135904335 gene encoding centrosomal protein of 170 kDa protein B-like isoform X2, encoding MSALKIECPLNLRPNRMPKNFLNSRTCEKVPSRAFLRCGVSCYFEHLPGSISLSHGHGWSLGMDHRSDSKWVLTSKDGTVHPLPAGMIFIGRQECDIIVDSASVDKRHAVIFFNPSDKCFHVKDLNSVTGTYLNGVRIPEQSYVKLNHLDSLRFGYGHEVFSVHKTTDRAVPSDSVSPKRTTPAFGDGDLVIREDSSANKTFSRDSPASDSSDKMQRSGNMAQNTTFLCESLSRDAPSQFGSSSQPAEDVIPHRMKLSSPSSSAESEAKPLSSTGMAQRTSPPLTSTPKEPSPPTSSPRSVVATPPLSSPHTPAASATPSPSVSDPASPQKASSSSPSSAEKEASLSSPVMQDADSLEDLSRTEDSLSTVREVLPGRPPPTKPTTLSWKPLHSLGKSRAPPPPKERPEEKSCDSSPGDCGAKSTPSKDEQSPCPDTPASQTQASGSTSMAFTIHFDNDTTGGKPLALKDSIRKFAPPKPESERTPSKSRASPVSKPSEPLVSTGGSGRRTPTSPNNAADLAKRRWSGAEGRGRSSGGGWSSDVESSRQARRQDDQRLSDSASYLIQRMLNDGPARVPLPGPVGGVSSSAPRVEPSSGPEQVVSPADDRSETGTYTVETDRVDPDVEEARRRIDEVFGVSSQSHPSSLEQYQRVRPEGEGASGSRPRSQGGSVDLGRPKRRLPTPPSERAPLDVFVPSTESSSAANTVRKSGSAAVPVSTPCANATARKRLGSAGSRPSPPCSPPRTHRTTFTKTPSNKVMSTSFNDGTFLRQTPAASSSTQRRSAPTQRKSWGLTGSEADLAASGDTACGSEETASVVSDTSTEPSSHSSGSRGGPQMKLNRAFALRRARLGLPEVGGLPPTTAAPSRGKTPHHGSNPNLSRQDGGRFSLRLPRGVRATDVGVTRAELLRGKAHQRNDSDPTAAYRLQQHSVSDGESRHHSPRIQRKQPAGTSYISDGDDDARTGSPVQFGRSASFGGHRDLALTPAAPDRQQRGRSGGMPTTGSSLSRGETFLKGGAGASGSTFVRSGRKPERQSGDGESKTPTENGVKTPSTTPGRRELTALDSLVISAIHQLSGKLRTSARTLIEKERLKYPENSDVRLMLEEVLPRVVERRPSDSPTDGNLTRELSSILKNLKRIEQSLEVLNSLAPCEGGSSSAVAQETTTKTAPTTQKPRGGFFYVDV
- the LOC135904335 gene encoding centrosomal protein of 170 kDa protein B-like isoform X1, translated to MSALKIECPLNLRPNRMPKNFLNSRTCEKVPSRAFLRCGVSCYFEHLPGSISLSHGHGWSLGMDHRSDSKWVLTSKDGTVHPLPAGMIFIGRQECDIIVDSASVDKRHAVIFFNPSDKCFHVKDLNSVTGTYLNGVRIPEQSYVKLNHLDSLRFGYGHEVFSVHKTTDRAVPSDSVSPKRTTPAFGDGDLVIREDSSANKTFSRDSPASDSSDKMQRSGNMAQNTTFLCESLSRDAPSQFGSSSQPAEDVIPHRMKLSSPSSSAESEAKPLSSTGMAQRTSPPLTSTPKEPSPPTSSPRSVVATPPLSSPHTPAASATPSPSVSDPASPQKASSSSPSSAEKEASLSSPVMQDADSLEDLSRTEDSLSTVREVLPGRPPPTKPTTLSWKPLHSLGKSRAPPPPKERPEEKSCDSSPGDCGAKSTPSKDEQSPCPDTPASQTQASGSTSMAFTIHFDNDTTGGKPLALKDSIRKFAPPKPESERTPSKSRASPVSKPSEPLVSTGGSGRRTPTSPNNAADLAKRRWSGAEGRGRSSGGGWSSDVESSRQARRQDDQRLSDSASYLIQRMLNDGPARVPLPGPVGGVSSSAPRVEPSSGPEQVVSPADDRSETGTYTVETDRVDPDVEEARRRIDEVFGVSSQSHPSSLEQYQRVRPEGEGASGSRPRSQGNVQSLCFKFGGGGGGVSGLACGSVDLGRPKRRLPTPPSERAPLDVFVPSTESSSAANTVRKSGSAAVPVSTPCANATARKRLGSAGSRPSPPCSPPRTHRTTFTKTPSNKVMSTSFNDGTFLRQTPAASSSTQRRSAPTQRKSWGLTGSEADLAASGDTACGSEETASVVSDTSTEPSSHSSGSRGGPQMKLNRAFALRRARLGLPEVGGLPPTTAAPSRGKTPHHGSNPNLSRQDGGRFSLRLPRGVRATDVGVTRAELLRGKAHQRNDSDPTAAYRLQQHSVSDGESRHHSPRIQRKQPAGTSYISDGDDDARTGSPVQFGRSASFGGHRDLALTPAAPDRQQRGRSGGMPTTGSSLSRGETFLKGGAGASGSTFVRSGRKPERQSGDGESKTPTENGVKTPSTTPGRRELTALDSLVISAIHQLSGKLRTSARTLIEKERLKYPENSDVRLMLEEVLPRVVERRPSDSPTDGNLTRELSSILKNLKRIEQSLEVLNSLAPCEGGSSSAVAQETTTKTAPTTQKPRGGFFYVDV